CGTCATCGGCTACTGGGACGCGGACCTGGCCACGCCGCTGGAAGCGATCCCCGTATTTTGCCAGATCCTCGAGGACCGGGGGGCGGATGCGGTGATCGGCTCCAGAGTGAAGTTGCTGGGACGCCACATCCGTCGACGTCCCCTTCGCCACTACCTAGGCAGGCTGTTCGCAACCTGCGCTAGTCTGGCGATCGGGCTGTCCGTCTACGATACCCAGTGTGGAGCGAAGATTTTCCGGAACACCGAGAGACTAAGGCAGGTGTTTCGCATACCTTTTCGAGTGAAGTGGACCTTCGACGTCGAGATTCTGGCACGGTTTCTCGTCCTTGAGAGGATCTTTGGCGGGCCGAAAACCCGGAACCGTTTCGTCGAGTATCCTCTCGAGAGATGGGATGATGTCCCGGGGTCGAAGCTCAAGGGGAGTGACTTTTTCCGCGGTGCCTGGGAGATCCTCATGATCGCGTATATGTTTCGCGGGCCTTGGGCGGAACGACGGTACCTATCGAGTCTTCAGGGGGATTGATATCCCAATGGATGCTCGAAAAGTGTCCACTTCCCCGACCGGAGGATCAGGCGGGATTCTTTTTGTAGATTGTCCGTGAAGTCCTGGGACGACCCCCTCGTCAGGATGTATCGATAATTTACTCCTTGGGATTCCCATGTGAACTTCTCCGGGGTGGCCGGAAAGGGCAGAGTTACGTATTTCTGGAATTGTACCGGCATCATCGGGTTGGGGAAAAGGTACGGATTCGCTCCTCCTCCTACAAGCACGTGATAGTAGTTGTGGTCGTGCGAATGGAATTGATAGAAGAATGATGGATCCAATTCGGTAGATGAGACGTCGAAAAGTACGGGCAGGATGAGAGCATTCGGTTCCATCTTTTTCAGTACTGGAAGAATCTCTTCGGTTTCGGAGGAAACCGCTCGTCCCAAGTTCATGGAAGATACCACCAGGAAGGCGGCGAGGACTGTCAGTATGATCCCTTGCGATTTTCTCAGAGGAATTCGCGAAAGGATTATGCATAGGAGAATGTACGAGATCGGAGCGAGCCGGAGGTTGAAATAGCCATAGTATCCTGCCCAGTATGGGAGACCGACATATCCGATGAGCGTGAGGAGAAACAGCCGCACTTCCTTTAAGGGAAAAGAGAACCATTCCTTCCGTTGAATCCCCTTAAACAGAATTACGGCAAACAAGAGGGTCCAGGTGGTCATCACCACCCAGTTCACTCCCTCCGTAATCCGCATCCCCGTGAAGGGAAGCAGATAGAATAGAGAAGAGTTCCCTCCTGGCCACCACCACAGCCCATAATCGGCATATCGAAACGGATCTAACTTGGCGGAAGAATTCAAATACCACGCGATGAAAATGGCGCAGAGGATGGTGGCGGGCGCGATGGCTCGCCAAAAAGCCCCTCGGTCGGGAAGGCGCAAGGAGGCTGTCGCAAGGCAGAAGACGATATATACAAGGAGAGTATAGGGATGTGCTGCAAACAGGAAAATAAGGAGGAGGGAATGTATCGCTATGGATTTCGCGGATATCTTCTTATCAGCAAACCGGTCGAGGTGCTCGTTACAAAGGAACAGAATAGGGATGGAGATCAGGTAATTCTCAAACCCCAGGTAATAGATCTGGTTGAACAGGAACGGGAAGAGGAGAAGAAGGGGCCATGGCTCGCCTGTGGTTCCGTGTCGCTTCTGCAAAAGGACCACCAGTAATGCAGTGAGTCCAAGGTAAAGGGATAAAAATATACGTCCTGCCGTTTCGAGACCAACAATCCTGGCGATCAGGTTCTTGAAGATATAGGAGAGGGAATACGGGGTGGGTCGCAGATCGACCGTATAATTCGTGTGCCAGTCGTAGGCTGGA
This is a stretch of genomic DNA from bacterium. It encodes these proteins:
- a CDS encoding glycosyltransferase — encoded protein: MPKACVVVPCYNEAGRLNAGEFLEWGRRSPDLHFLFVNDGSTDGTRDLLIRLSQACPERIRSIDLERNGGKAEAVRRGFLESFDSGCDVIGYWDADLATPLEAIPVFCQILEDRGADAVIGSRVKLLGRHIRRRPLRHYLGRLFATCASLAIGLSVYDTQCGAKIFRNTERLRQVFRIPFRVKWTFDVEILARFLVLERIFGGPKTRNRFVEYPLERWDDVPGSKLKGSDFFRGAWEILMIAYMFRGPWAERRYLSSLQGD